One part of the Rutidosis leptorrhynchoides isolate AG116_Rl617_1_P2 chromosome 1, CSIRO_AGI_Rlap_v1, whole genome shotgun sequence genome encodes these proteins:
- the LOC139901689 gene encoding uncharacterized protein: MVTNRGIKANPKKIQAIEEMLSKNSLKKDFEWTTEAENAFQKVKKLLKELPTLTALVTGETLILYMTVSVEGITSSEANYPPIKKLVYALVHTVKRLRLYFQGHPILVLTDQSIKQILKCLESSGRLVKLAVELGEYVINFAPRDAVKGQILADFLLETSKKFEKIKDPVKNDQTWELHTDGASSEEGIGAGLVLTNQDGEGHTYELKFNFYASNNEAEYEALLSGLHIAVEMGVRNLRAYVDSQIMAQQVNMAFETRDASMKKYLSLVENILKKFESLEVIQI; the protein is encoded by the exons ATGGTCACAAACAGAGGAATAAAGGCAAATCCCAAGAAAATTCAGGCGATTGAAGAAATG TTGTCAAAGAATAGTTTAAAAAAAGATTTTGAATGGACAACAGAAGCTGAAAATGCTTTTCAAAAAGTAAAAAAGTTGTTAAAGGAACTCCCAACATTAACAGCACTAGTTACAGGAGAAACGTTAATTTTGTACATGACGGTGTCCGTAGAAGGGATAACTTCG AGCGAAGCCAATTATCCTCCAATAAAAAAGTTGGTATATGCTTTGGTCCATACGGTTAAGCGTTTAAGACTATATTTTCAGGGACATCCAATACTCGTATTGACAGATCAATCAATCAAGCAAATCTTAAAATGTCTTGAATCATCAGGGCGGCTAGTAAAGTTGGCAGTAGAGCTGGGAGAATACGTAATCAATTTTGCACCAAGAgatgcagttaaaggacaaataTTGGCAGATTTTCTTTTGGAAACAAGTAAAAAGTTCGAAAAAATCAAAGATCCTGTGAAGAATGATCAGACatgggagttacacactgatggtGCGTCTAGTGAAGAAGGAATAGGAGCCGGTTTGGTGTTGACAAATCAAGATGGAGAAGGACATACTTACGAATTAAAATttaacttttatgcatcaaataaTGAGGCAGAATATGAAGCACTCTTGTCCGGTCTACACATAGCTGTTGAGATGGGAGTAAGAAACTTGCGGGCATATGTTGATTCACAAATTATGGCTCAACAAGTAAACATGGCATTTGAAACAAGAGATGCATCTATGAAAAAGTATTTAAGTCTTGTGGAAAATATATTAAAGAAATTTGAAAGTCTAGAAGTTATACAAATTtaa